Proteins co-encoded in one Saprospira grandis genomic window:
- a CDS encoding DUF5071 domain-containing protein gives MSMYFFRPPFIPKDKHDDLAVDILAQTEAEIWLPFAHELLEWLQDRNWPVAPLIAEVLKEELPQLEKEIAHILQTEDGHWKYDLLMLFGPDWPPSWRQMLAPLVFRPSRLDWEAEVDQIASEIYFAPFDMEEVQGLSWRPMEEGHPLAEKLQERFSAELLASQEEPKNWPKWRGRLQFELAEELGLDILVHYH, from the coding sequence ATGAGCATGTATTTTTTTCGCCCACCTTTTATCCCCAAGGATAAACATGATGATTTGGCGGTAGATATTTTGGCCCAAACGGAGGCCGAAATTTGGCTGCCCTTTGCCCATGAACTCCTAGAGTGGTTGCAAGATCGCAACTGGCCCGTTGCGCCCCTAATTGCGGAGGTATTAAAGGAGGAATTGCCCCAGCTAGAAAAAGAAATAGCCCATATTCTGCAAACAGAAGATGGGCATTGGAAATATGATCTCTTAATGCTTTTTGGGCCCGATTGGCCCCCTAGCTGGCGGCAGATGCTCGCTCCTTTGGTCTTTCGGCCCTCTCGGCTCGATTGGGAGGCAGAGGTGGACCAAATTGCCAGCGAAATCTATTTTGCCCCCTTCGATATGGAAGAGGTGCAGGGCCTGAGTTGGCGCCCCATGGAAGAGGGACACCCTCTGGCCGAAAAATTACAAGAACGCTTTTCGGCAGAGCTGCTCGCTAGCCAAGAAGAACCCAAGAACTGGCCCAAATGGCGGGGCCGCCTACAATTTGAATTGGCCGAAGAATTAGGCCTCGATATTTTGGTGCACTATCACTAG
- a CDS encoding translation initiation factor, protein MAKKKKKLNFYSTDPNFEWNDEPLEEELLPPQQQRLRVQIDRKKRGGKEVTLVTGFVGPEEELKALGKKLKASCGVGGSAKDGEIIVQGKQAEKVLELLKKWGYSQTKRSGGN, encoded by the coding sequence ATGGCAAAGAAGAAGAAAAAACTCAACTTTTATTCGACTGATCCCAATTTTGAATGGAATGATGAGCCTTTGGAGGAGGAGTTGTTGCCCCCACAGCAGCAGCGCCTAAGAGTGCAAATTGACCGCAAGAAAAGAGGAGGAAAAGAAGTCACTTTGGTCACTGGATTTGTAGGGCCAGAGGAGGAGCTCAAGGCCTTGGGCAAAAAGCTGAAAGCCAGTTGTGGCGTGGGGGGAAGCGCCAAGGATGGGGAAATTATTGTGCAGGGAAAACAGGCGGAAAAAGTGCTAGAATTGCTCAAGAAATGGGGCTATAGCCAGACAAAGCGATCGGGCGGCAACTAG